One Salvia splendens isolate huo1 chromosome 22, SspV2, whole genome shotgun sequence DNA segment encodes these proteins:
- the LOC121788068 gene encoding mechanosensitive ion channel protein 2, chloroplastic-like isoform X1 — MDIFSSLQLSLELGIRSNYETKTRFRLQNSESRGKFCVLRANLSSFSAFQEQCGWSRDLSKRIKRGACVISSRNHRLKCHCFLNRVPSFDAANIKNATSTLARSLNQLPGNPHVIKLASAVGFVIFAIWGLRPLVRQCRNIFFGKSDSSWRRSSTFHVTASYIQPLLLWAGAIYICRALDPMILPSEAGQIVKKRVLNFVRSLSTVLAFAYLFSSVFQQAQKFFMETNEFTDASNMGFQFVGRTVYTAVWVAAVSLFMELLGFSTQRWITAGGFGTVLITLAGREIFTNFLSSVMIHTTRPFVLNEWIQTKIQGSEVSGTVEHVGWWSPTIIRADDREAVHIPNHKFTMNIVRNLSQKTHWRIKTHLAISHLDVGKVNKIVADMRKVLSKNPQVEQQKLHRRVFLDNIDPENQALLILVSCFVKTSRFEEYLCVKEAILLDLLRVISHHRARLATPIRTLQKVYRDADLDDIPFSDSPFSWGATSKHPLLLVEPSNKIDGGDKIKPHVRSTHINGEEDEKATPRSTQSAADGKEDDTKGENIDTKPKETEVGDHSRKEAQTTEAKVGEESGRGTKEVKSSPWDTNKLGNAATKAPNSEEKLLEGVPSTSQVKQDARQQATQAPPPTKPSSLEENIVLGVALDGSKRTLPIDEDTNPEDMKELARLHSGSGPAVTHMEKKDTKQSNTTGSPSSDQKDQQD; from the exons ATGGATATCTTCAGTTCTCTGCAGCTATCTCTGGAGCTTGGAATTCGGAGTAACTATGAAACTAAGACACGATTTCGA CTGCAGAATTCAGAATCGCGAGGCAAATTTTGTGTTCTCCGCGCTAATTTATCATCATTTTCGGCT TTTCAGGAACAGTGTGGTTGGAGTAGAGATCTTTCGAAGAGGATAAAGAGAGGAGCATGCGTAATCTCATCTAGGAATCACAGACTTAAATGCCACTGTTTTTTAAATAGAGTGCCCTCTTTCGATGCTGCGAATATAAAGAATGCCACTTCAACTTTAGCAAG ATCATTGAATCAGCTGCCAGGAAATCCCCATGTGATCAAATTGGCTTCAGCTGTAGGTTTTGTTATTTTTGCAATATGGGGACTCAGGCCGCTTGTCAGACAATGCAGAAACATATTTTTCGGG AAAAGTGATAGCAGCTGGCGAAGAAGCAGCACATTTCATGTCACAGCCTCTTACATTCAACCGTTACTGCTATGGGCAGGAGCAATCTACATCTGCAG AGCATTGGATCCAATGATTCTTCCCTCCGAAGCTGGCCAGATTGTTAAAAAGCGGGTCCTAAATTTTGTCAGATCATTATCAACAGTGCTGGCCTTTGCATATTTATTCTCAAG TGTATTTCAGCAAGCACAAAAATTCTTCATGGAGACGAATGAATTCACGGATGCTAGTAAT ATGGGCTTCCAGTTTGTTGGCAGAACTGTATACACAGCTGTGTGGGTAGCTGCCGTGTCATTGTTCATGGAGTTGCTAGGTTTCTCAACCCAAAGATGGATCACGGCTGGAGGGTTCGGGACAGTTTTGATCACTCTCGCTGGACGTGAG aTTTTCACAAATTTCCTTTCAAGTGTGATGATTCATACGACCAGGCCATTTGTCTTGAATGAATGGATTCAAACAAAGATTCAAGGCTCTGAAGTTTCTGGGACAGTTGAG CATGTTGGATGGTGGTCACCGACTATTATTAGAGCTGATGACCGTGAAGCTGTCCACATTCCGAACCACAAATTCACAATGAATATTGTAAGAAATCTCAGTCAAAAGACTCACTGGCGCATTAAAACTCATCTGGCGATCAGTCATTTAGATGTTGGCAAAGTCAAT AAAATTGTAGCAGATATGCGCAAGGTTCTGTCGAAGAATCCACAAGTGGAACAACAGAAACTGCATAGAAGAGTATTCCTAGACAATATTGATCCCGAAAATCAGGCCCTATTG ATACTGGTGTCCTGCTTTGTGAAGACCTCCCGTTTTGAAGAATATTTGTGCGTTAAG GAAGCTATTCTTCTAGACCTTCTAAGGGTAATTTCACACCATCGTGCTCGATTAGCCACACCCATCCGCACACTTCAGAAAGTATACAGAGATGCCGATTTGGATGATATACCATTTTCAGATTCTCCCTTTTCCTGGGGAGCTACTTCAAAACATCCATTACTGTTGGTCGAGCCTTCCAATAAAATCGACGGGGGGGATAAGATCAAACCACACGTCCGATCTACACATATAAATGGCGAAGAAGATGAAAAGGCTACACCAAGATCAACACAGTCAGCTGCAGATGGTAAAGAGGATGATACTAAAGGTGAAAATATCGATACAAAGCCCAAAGAAACGGAAGTTGGAGACCACAGTAGAAAAGAGGCGCAAACGACAGAGGCCAAAGTTGGTGAGGAGTCTGGAAGAGGGACCAAGGAAGTGAAATCATCTCCATGGGACACTAATAAGCTTGGAAATGCTGCTACTAAAGCCCCCAATTCCGAGGAGAAGCTCCTGGAGGGCGTCCCGTCTACTTCGCAAGTTAAACAAGATGCTAGACAACAGGCGACACAAGCTCCTCCTCCAACCAAACCTTCTTCTCTGGAAGAGAACATAGTTCTTGGTGTTGCGTTGGATGGCTCGAAAAGAACCCTTCCCATCGACGAAGATACGAACCCTGAAGATATGAAAGAATTGGCTCGGTTGCATAGTGGCAGTGGGCCTGCAGTGACTCATATGGAAAAGAAGGATACTAAACAGTCCAATACAACAGGATCTCCAAGTAGTGATCAGAAAGATCAGCAAGATTAG